In Peromyscus maniculatus bairdii isolate BWxNUB_F1_BW_parent chromosome 21, HU_Pman_BW_mat_3.1, whole genome shotgun sequence, one DNA window encodes the following:
- the Guca1b gene encoding guanylyl cyclase-activating protein 2 has translation MGQQFSWEEAEAAGEMDVAELQEWYKKFVVECPSGTLFMHEFKRFFKVTGNEEATQYVEGMFRAFDKNGDNTIDFLEYVAALNLVLRGTLEHKLRWTFKIYDKDGNGCIDRLELLDIVEAIYKLKKACRVELDLEQQGQLLTPEEVVDRIFLLVDENGDGQLSLTEFIEGARRDKWVMKMLQMDVNPGSWITQQRRRSAMF, from the exons ATGGGGCAGCAGTTTAGCTGGGAGGAGGCGGAGGCTGCCGGGGAGATGGACGTGGCGGAGCTGCAGGAGTGGTACAAGAAGTTTGTGGTGGAGTGTCCCAGTGGGACCCTCTTCATGCACGAGTTCAAGCGCTTCTTCAAGGTCACGGGCAATGAGGAGGCCACCCAGTATGTGGAGGGCATGTTCCGAGCCTTCGACAAGAACGGG GACAACACCATTGACTTCCTGGAGTACGTGGCGGCCCTGAACCTCGTGCTGAGGGGCACCCTGGAGCACAAGCTCAGGTGGACCTTCAAGATCTATGACAAGGACGGAAATGGCTGCATCGACCGCCTGGAGCTCCTGGACATCGTGGAG GCAATCTACAAGCTGAAGAAAGCCTGCCGGGTGGAGCTGGACCTGGAACAGCAGGGTCAACTGCTCACACCTGAGGAGGTGGTGGACAGGATCTTCCTCCTGGTGGACGAGAATGGAGATG GCCAGCTGTCCCTGACGGAGTTCATTGAAGGTGCCCGGCGTGACAAGTGGGTAATGAAGATGCTCCAGATGGATGTCAACCCTGGCAGCTGGATCACTCAGCAAAGACGGAGGAGTGCCATGTTCTGA
- the Mrps10 gene encoding small ribosomal subunit protein uS10m isoform X1, with amino-acid sequence MAARAACAAVCRRLQQELGNLSVNGSKHSTAQTGGLLLSTSVKWAPLSNLHVDVPRDLTKPTISTSDEPDTLYKRLSILVKAHDKAVLDSYEYFAVLAAKELGISINVHEPPRKIERFTLLKSVHIFKKHRVQYEMRTLYRCLELKHLTGCTANVYLEYIQRNLPEGVAMEVTKTQIQQLPEHIKEPMWETLTEEKEESKS; translated from the exons ATGGCGGCGCGCGCGGCGTGTGCGGCTGTGTGCAGGCGCCTGCAGCAG GAACTGGGGAATTTGTCTGTAAATGGTTCTAAGCACAGTACGGCCCAAACGGGCGGCCTCCTGCT CAGCACCAGTGTGAAGTGGGCACCGTTGTCAAACCTGCACGTTGATGTTCCAAGGGATTTGACCAAACCGACG ATAAGCACTTCCGATGAGCCGGACACATTGTATAAACGCCTGTCCATTTTAGTGAAAGCCCACGACAAGGCTGTACTAGACAGTTATGAGTATTTTGCCGTTCTCGCTGCTAAAGAACTTGGCATTTCTATTAACGT ACACGAACCACCAAGGAAAATAGAACGATTCACTCTGCTCAAGTCGGTGCACATTTTTAAGAAGCACAGAGTTCAGTATGAGATGAGGACGCTCTACAGATGTTTAGAG TTAAAACACCTGACTGGGTGCACAGCCAACGTCTACTTGGAATATATCCAGCGGAACCTACCTGAAGGGGTGGCCATGGAAGTAACAAAG aCACAGATACAGCAGTTACCAGAACATATCAAGGAGCCAATGTGGGAAACACTCactgaggagaaagaggaaagcaaGTCCTAG
- the Mrps10 gene encoding small ribosomal subunit protein uS10m isoform X2, with amino-acid sequence MAARAACAAVCRRLQQELGNLSVNGSKHSTAQTGGLLLTSVKWAPLSNLHVDVPRDLTKPTISTSDEPDTLYKRLSILVKAHDKAVLDSYEYFAVLAAKELGISINVHEPPRKIERFTLLKSVHIFKKHRVQYEMRTLYRCLELKHLTGCTANVYLEYIQRNLPEGVAMEVTKTQIQQLPEHIKEPMWETLTEEKEESKS; translated from the exons ATGGCGGCGCGCGCGGCGTGTGCGGCTGTGTGCAGGCGCCTGCAGCAG GAACTGGGGAATTTGTCTGTAAATGGTTCTAAGCACAGTACGGCCCAAACGGGCGGCCTCCTGCT CACCAGTGTGAAGTGGGCACCGTTGTCAAACCTGCACGTTGATGTTCCAAGGGATTTGACCAAACCGACG ATAAGCACTTCCGATGAGCCGGACACATTGTATAAACGCCTGTCCATTTTAGTGAAAGCCCACGACAAGGCTGTACTAGACAGTTATGAGTATTTTGCCGTTCTCGCTGCTAAAGAACTTGGCATTTCTATTAACGT ACACGAACCACCAAGGAAAATAGAACGATTCACTCTGCTCAAGTCGGTGCACATTTTTAAGAAGCACAGAGTTCAGTATGAGATGAGGACGCTCTACAGATGTTTAGAG TTAAAACACCTGACTGGGTGCACAGCCAACGTCTACTTGGAATATATCCAGCGGAACCTACCTGAAGGGGTGGCCATGGAAGTAACAAAG aCACAGATACAGCAGTTACCAGAACATATCAAGGAGCCAATGTGGGAAACACTCactgaggagaaagaggaaagcaaGTCCTAG
- the Mrps10 gene encoding small ribosomal subunit protein uS10m isoform X3 — protein MGARAVAWRGGKELGNLSVNGSKHSTAQTGGLLLSTSVKWAPLSNLHVDVPRDLTKPTISTSDEPDTLYKRLSILVKAHDKAVLDSYEYFAVLAAKELGISINVHEPPRKIERFTLLKSVHIFKKHRVQYEMRTLYRCLELKHLTGCTANVYLEYIQRNLPEGVAMEVTKTQIQQLPEHIKEPMWETLTEEKEESKS, from the exons ATGGGAGCGAGAGCTGTGGCCTGGCGGGGCGGGAAA GAACTGGGGAATTTGTCTGTAAATGGTTCTAAGCACAGTACGGCCCAAACGGGCGGCCTCCTGCT CAGCACCAGTGTGAAGTGGGCACCGTTGTCAAACCTGCACGTTGATGTTCCAAGGGATTTGACCAAACCGACG ATAAGCACTTCCGATGAGCCGGACACATTGTATAAACGCCTGTCCATTTTAGTGAAAGCCCACGACAAGGCTGTACTAGACAGTTATGAGTATTTTGCCGTTCTCGCTGCTAAAGAACTTGGCATTTCTATTAACGT ACACGAACCACCAAGGAAAATAGAACGATTCACTCTGCTCAAGTCGGTGCACATTTTTAAGAAGCACAGAGTTCAGTATGAGATGAGGACGCTCTACAGATGTTTAGAG TTAAAACACCTGACTGGGTGCACAGCCAACGTCTACTTGGAATATATCCAGCGGAACCTACCTGAAGGGGTGGCCATGGAAGTAACAAAG aCACAGATACAGCAGTTACCAGAACATATCAAGGAGCCAATGTGGGAAACACTCactgaggagaaagaggaaagcaaGTCCTAG
- the Mrps10 gene encoding small ribosomal subunit protein uS10m isoform X4: MGARAVAWRGGKELGNLSVNGSKHSTAQTGGLLLTSVKWAPLSNLHVDVPRDLTKPTISTSDEPDTLYKRLSILVKAHDKAVLDSYEYFAVLAAKELGISINVHEPPRKIERFTLLKSVHIFKKHRVQYEMRTLYRCLELKHLTGCTANVYLEYIQRNLPEGVAMEVTKTQIQQLPEHIKEPMWETLTEEKEESKS, translated from the exons ATGGGAGCGAGAGCTGTGGCCTGGCGGGGCGGGAAA GAACTGGGGAATTTGTCTGTAAATGGTTCTAAGCACAGTACGGCCCAAACGGGCGGCCTCCTGCT CACCAGTGTGAAGTGGGCACCGTTGTCAAACCTGCACGTTGATGTTCCAAGGGATTTGACCAAACCGACG ATAAGCACTTCCGATGAGCCGGACACATTGTATAAACGCCTGTCCATTTTAGTGAAAGCCCACGACAAGGCTGTACTAGACAGTTATGAGTATTTTGCCGTTCTCGCTGCTAAAGAACTTGGCATTTCTATTAACGT ACACGAACCACCAAGGAAAATAGAACGATTCACTCTGCTCAAGTCGGTGCACATTTTTAAGAAGCACAGAGTTCAGTATGAGATGAGGACGCTCTACAGATGTTTAGAG TTAAAACACCTGACTGGGTGCACAGCCAACGTCTACTTGGAATATATCCAGCGGAACCTACCTGAAGGGGTGGCCATGGAAGTAACAAAG aCACAGATACAGCAGTTACCAGAACATATCAAGGAGCCAATGTGGGAAACACTCactgaggagaaagaggaaagcaaGTCCTAG